One Pseudonocardia sediminis DNA window includes the following coding sequences:
- a CDS encoding acyl-CoA desaturase has translation MTLEAAPPRTQTGTAPAPGKAPTTLGRTPAAETLLVGIFVAVPMLALIAAVPFAWGWGLSWLDVGLAFVFYVASGLGITVGFHRYFTHGSFKAKRPLRIALAVAGSLALQGGVIDWTADHRRHHAFSDKEGDPHSPWLHGENVAGLAKGFWHAHTGWLFTKEVTNQKRYTPDLLEDRDIALVQKLFPAIVVVSLLLPAAIGGLVTMSFWGAFTAFFWAGLVRVSLLHHVTWSINSICHIWGERPFAARDRSANVWWLAVLSFGESWHNLHHADPTCARHGVKKGQVDISAAVIRGFEKLGWASNVRWPTTRRLEKLSKPKVEAAAA, from the coding sequence ATGACCCTCGAGGCCGCACCTCCCCGCACTCAGACCGGCACCGCGCCGGCCCCCGGCAAGGCACCGACCACGCTCGGCAGGACCCCCGCCGCCGAGACCCTCCTGGTCGGCATCTTCGTCGCCGTCCCGATGCTGGCTCTGATCGCCGCCGTCCCGTTCGCCTGGGGCTGGGGGCTGAGCTGGCTCGACGTCGGCCTCGCCTTCGTCTTCTACGTCGCCTCCGGCCTCGGCATCACGGTCGGGTTCCACCGCTACTTCACGCACGGCTCGTTCAAGGCCAAGCGCCCGCTGCGGATCGCGCTCGCCGTCGCCGGCAGCCTCGCGCTGCAGGGCGGCGTCATCGACTGGACGGCCGACCACCGCCGTCACCACGCGTTCTCCGACAAGGAGGGCGACCCGCACAGCCCGTGGCTGCACGGCGAGAACGTGGCCGGGCTGGCGAAGGGCTTCTGGCACGCGCACACCGGCTGGCTGTTCACCAAGGAGGTGACCAACCAGAAGCGCTACACCCCGGACCTGCTCGAGGACCGCGACATCGCGCTCGTGCAGAAGCTGTTCCCGGCGATCGTCGTGGTGAGCCTGCTGCTCCCCGCCGCCATCGGTGGCCTGGTGACCATGTCCTTCTGGGGCGCCTTCACCGCGTTCTTCTGGGCCGGTCTGGTCCGAGTCTCGCTGCTGCACCACGTGACCTGGTCGATCAACTCGATCTGCCACATCTGGGGCGAGCGCCCCTTCGCCGCCCGTGACCGGTCGGCCAACGTCTGGTGGCTCGCGGTGCTGTCGTTCGGCGAGTCGTGGCACAACCTGCACCACGCCGACCCGACCTGCGCCCGCCACGGCGTGAAGAAGGGCCAGGTCGACATCTCGGCCGCCGTCATCCGCGGCTTCGAGAAGCTGGGCTGGGCGAGCAACGTCCGCTGGCCCACCACCCGCCGGCTGGAGAAGCTGAGCAAGCCGAAGGTCGAGGCTGCCGCAGCCTGA
- a CDS encoding LLM class F420-dependent oxidoreductase — protein MKLSTILPYGDDPIRNADAVTGLEKAGLDAIWAAEAYSFDAVSLLGYLAARTERVEIGAAILPIYSRTPTLTAMTAAGLDALSGGRFNLGLGASGPQVIEGFHGVPYDKPIGRTREIIEICRQTWRREKVHSDGIYKIPLPAGEGTGLGKPLKLINHPKRDSIPIWVAALGEKNLTMTAELAQGWLPHVVLPEKIRDVFGDALDAGFAKRDPELGPLQIAGGGVCAIEEEMFEPARQAARGMYALYIGGMGARGKNFYNTVFAKQGYEAEAKLVQDLYLDGKKEEAMAALPDDFIDKVTLIGPEGHVRERIAALREAGITYLHVNPMTQDSPKLLSRLKEWIS, from the coding sequence GTGAAGCTCTCCACGATCCTCCCGTACGGGGACGACCCCATCCGCAACGCCGACGCCGTGACCGGGCTGGAGAAGGCGGGTCTCGACGCCATCTGGGCCGCCGAGGCCTACAGCTTCGACGCCGTCTCGCTGCTGGGCTACCTGGCCGCGCGCACCGAGCGGGTCGAGATCGGCGCCGCGATCCTGCCGATCTACAGCCGCACCCCGACCCTGACCGCGATGACGGCGGCCGGCCTGGACGCGCTGTCCGGCGGCCGGTTCAACCTGGGCCTGGGCGCGTCCGGCCCACAGGTGATCGAGGGCTTCCACGGCGTCCCCTACGACAAGCCGATCGGGCGCACCCGGGAGATCATCGAGATCTGCCGCCAGACCTGGCGCCGGGAGAAGGTGCACAGCGACGGCATCTACAAGATCCCGCTGCCGGCCGGGGAGGGCACCGGCCTCGGCAAGCCGCTGAAGCTGATCAACCACCCGAAGCGGGACTCGATCCCGATCTGGGTCGCCGCGCTCGGCGAGAAGAACCTGACGATGACCGCGGAGCTCGCCCAGGGCTGGCTGCCGCACGTCGTGCTCCCGGAGAAGATCCGCGACGTCTTCGGCGACGCCCTCGACGCCGGTTTCGCGAAGCGCGACCCGGAGCTCGGTCCGCTGCAGATCGCCGGCGGCGGCGTCTGCGCGATCGAGGAGGAGATGTTCGAGCCGGCGCGTCAGGCCGCCCGCGGCATGTACGCCCTCTACATCGGCGGCATGGGCGCGCGCGGGAAGAACTTCTACAACACGGTGTTCGCCAAGCAGGGCTACGAGGCCGAGGCGAAGCTCGTGCAGGACCTCTACCTGGACGGGAAGAAGGAGGAGGCCATGGCGGCGCTCCCCGACGACTTCATCGACAAGGTCACCCTGATCGGACCGGAGGGCCACGTCCGCGAGCGCATCGCAGCGCTGCGCGAGGCCGGCATCACCTACCTGCACGTCAACCCGATGACCCAGGACTCGCCGAAGCTGCTCTCGCGGCTGAAAGAGTGGATCTCCTAG
- a CDS encoding ATP-binding cassette domain-containing protein — MQSTHTPDGHAGRITVEGLGKRFGPVEAVRDLSFSVEPGSVTGFLGPNGSGKTTTLRMILGLVGPTTGTALVEGIPFAAHSSPGRVIGAVLEVQGGHPKRTARAHLRAAAAAIDVPDSRVEEVLALVGLTDAADRAVGGYSLGMNQRLALAAALLGDPRILVLDEPGNGLDPDGIAWLRSFLQSFAASGRSVLVSSHQLAEIELTAQRLVVIDHGRCRFDGPIDALRQTQSGRVMVRPADPAKLAEALVGEGLTEVDAVDGGWLAVSGADAVRVGDVALAAGIAIYGMAEERVGLEQMFLRLLAGENA; from the coding sequence GTGCAGAGCACGCACACACCGGACGGCCACGCGGGACGGATCACCGTCGAGGGCCTCGGCAAGCGCTTCGGGCCCGTCGAGGCCGTCCGTGACCTGTCGTTCTCGGTCGAGCCGGGGTCGGTGACCGGCTTCCTCGGGCCCAACGGCTCGGGCAAGACCACGACGCTGCGGATGATCCTCGGCCTCGTCGGCCCGACGACGGGGACCGCGCTCGTCGAGGGGATCCCGTTCGCCGCGCACTCCTCGCCGGGCCGGGTCATCGGAGCCGTGCTCGAGGTGCAGGGCGGGCACCCGAAGCGGACCGCGCGGGCGCACCTGCGGGCCGCCGCCGCCGCGATCGACGTGCCGGACTCCCGTGTCGAGGAGGTCCTGGCACTGGTCGGGCTGACCGACGCCGCGGACCGCGCGGTCGGCGGCTACTCGCTCGGGATGAACCAGCGCCTGGCCCTGGCCGCGGCGCTGCTCGGCGACCCCCGGATCCTGGTGCTCGACGAGCCCGGCAACGGCCTGGACCCCGACGGCATCGCGTGGCTGCGCTCGTTCCTGCAGTCCTTCGCCGCGTCCGGTCGCAGTGTCCTGGTCTCGTCGCACCAGCTCGCCGAGATTGAGCTGACCGCGCAGCGCCTGGTGGTGATCGACCACGGGCGCTGCCGCTTCGACGGTCCGATCGACGCATTGCGCCAGACCCAGAGCGGACGGGTGATGGTCCGCCCGGCCGACCCGGCGAAGCTGGCCGAGGCGCTGGTCGGCGAGGGACTCACCGAGGTCGACGCCGTCGACGGCGGCTGGCTGGCCGTCTCCGGCGCGGACGCGGTGCGGGTCGGCGACGTGGCACTGGCCGCCGGGATCGCGATCTACGGCATGGCCGAGGAACGGGTCGGGCTGGAACAGATGTTCCTGCGACTGCTGGCGGGGGAGAACGCATGA
- a CDS encoding WcbI family polysaccharide biosynthesis putative acetyltransferase yields the protein MDDGRRRHFGRFYGLTPLPDGPVALVHGNCQAESLRVLLAGSPTFPLTAVRIPPVHELTADDLPHLHALLARTRLLASQPVRDGYRDLPTGTGDLAAHLPAGASVVRWPVIRHPALHPWSAIVRHPDDPSAVPPGVPYHDLRALASAAGRVPGPAPSPGDLREVGDRGIAELARREGRDTDVGVSDLLDGLGAAAAHTLNHPGNPVLIALARRIQSAAGAPADASDPGRELLGGIRSPLTAPVIEARSLDAEPRLSWTVGDRRISEEQVQREQIRWYATHPQWVEAGLSRHAETIRLLGL from the coding sequence ATGGACGACGGACGGCGGCGGCACTTCGGGCGGTTCTACGGGCTGACGCCCCTGCCGGACGGGCCGGTGGCGCTGGTGCACGGGAACTGCCAGGCCGAGTCGCTGCGGGTGCTCCTCGCGGGGTCGCCGACGTTCCCGCTGACGGCCGTCCGGATCCCGCCGGTGCACGAGCTCACCGCCGACGACCTGCCACACCTGCACGCGCTGCTCGCCCGCACCCGTCTGCTCGCCAGCCAGCCCGTCCGCGACGGCTACCGCGACCTCCCGACCGGCACCGGCGACCTCGCCGCGCACCTCCCGGCCGGAGCCTCCGTCGTCCGCTGGCCGGTGATCCGGCACCCGGCCCTGCACCCCTGGTCGGCGATCGTGCGTCACCCGGACGACCCGTCCGCCGTCCCGCCCGGGGTGCCCTACCACGACCTGCGCGCACTGGCCTCCGCCGCGGGACGTGTGCCCGGCCCGGCACCGTCGCCCGGGGACCTGCGTGAGGTGGGGGACCGCGGGATCGCCGAGCTGGCCCGGCGCGAGGGCCGGGACACCGACGTCGGGGTGTCGGACCTGCTCGACGGCCTCGGTGCCGCCGCGGCGCACACGCTCAACCACCCCGGCAACCCCGTGCTGATCGCACTGGCCCGCCGGATCCAGTCCGCGGCCGGCGCCCCGGCCGACGCCTCCGACCCGGGGCGGGAGCTGCTCGGCGGCATCCGTTCCCCGCTGACGGCGCCGGTGATCGAGGCGCGGTCGCTGGACGCCGAACCCCGGCTTTCCTGGACGGTCGGGGACCGCCGGATCAGCGAGGAGCAGGTGCAGCGGGAGCAGATCCGCTGGTACGCGACGCATCCGCAATGGGTCGAGGCCGGCCTGTCACGGCACGCGGAGACGATCCGCCTGCTGGGGCTGTAG
- a CDS encoding ABC transporter permease subunit, producing MTTSDVPRAGLLATIGPASRWRAVLRSEVRKTTSVRMYWLLLIPIVVLALAMSLFGSLITLLVPAASDTSPVLLLAGLASTLSAVSIVGGAFGALTASGEYRHRTVTQAFLTGSRGQVLGSKVVVAAVVAAVYGLLMALLGPLLGGAVLGGQTLPTAGALISLGLVGMLVCALWGVIGVAIGTLVPNQAGAVALVVGYSLIGENVLAGVMRAGDDSDSVFARLTSFLPGNAGDIALYESPVTAANQGGDGTQILEFLAGVSSPPPGWVALLVLLAWTAAAVALAAVVGGRRDIT from the coding sequence ATGACGACCTCTGACGTCCCGAGGGCCGGACTCCTGGCGACGATCGGTCCGGCGAGCCGGTGGCGGGCGGTGCTGCGCTCCGAGGTCCGCAAGACGACGTCGGTGCGGATGTACTGGCTGCTGCTGATCCCGATCGTCGTGCTGGCGCTGGCGATGAGCCTGTTCGGCTCGCTGATCACGCTGCTGGTGCCGGCCGCGAGCGACACCTCGCCGGTGCTGCTGCTGGCCGGGCTGGCCTCGACGCTGAGCGCGGTGTCGATCGTCGGCGGGGCGTTCGGCGCGCTGACCGCCAGCGGGGAGTACCGGCACCGGACCGTCACCCAGGCCTTCCTGACCGGGTCCCGGGGCCAGGTGCTCGGCTCCAAGGTCGTGGTCGCGGCCGTCGTCGCGGCGGTCTACGGGCTGCTCATGGCCCTGCTCGGGCCACTGCTCGGCGGTGCGGTGCTGGGTGGGCAGACATTGCCCACCGCGGGGGCGCTGATCTCGCTGGGCCTGGTCGGCATGCTGGTCTGCGCGCTCTGGGGCGTGATCGGGGTCGCGATCGGCACGCTGGTGCCGAACCAGGCGGGCGCGGTCGCGCTGGTCGTCGGCTACTCGCTGATCGGGGAGAACGTCCTCGCCGGCGTCATGCGGGCGGGCGACGACAGCGACTCGGTGTTCGCGCGGCTGACCTCGTTCCTGCCCGGCAACGCCGGCGACATCGCGCTCTACGAGAGCCCGGTGACCGCGGCGAACCAGGGCGGCGACGGCACGCAGATCCTGGAGTTCCTGGCCGGGGTCAGCTCCCCGCCGCCGGGATGGGTCGCGCTGCTGGTGCTGCTGGCCTGGACCGCCGCCGCGGTGGCGCTGGCCGCCGTCGTCGGCGGGCGTCGCGACATCACCTGA
- a CDS encoding GyrI-like domain-containing protein, translated as MTDKVDFKRTLDCYRAKRDTPALVEVPDLRYLMLDGHGDPNTAAFAEAVSTLYPVAYALKFASRKELGRDHVVMPLEGLWWAEDMDTYTDARDKTRWDWTLMIMVPDWTSEEMLAAARAKVAAKDRPARLGDVRMETLSEGLCVQALHIGSYDDEAGLLRRMHHEFVPAHGLTMTGRHHEIYLSDSRRVEPSKLRTILRQPVAPR; from the coding sequence ATGACCGACAAGGTCGACTTCAAGCGGACCCTCGACTGCTACCGGGCGAAGCGCGACACGCCCGCCCTCGTCGAGGTGCCGGACCTGCGCTATCTCATGCTCGACGGCCACGGCGACCCCAACACCGCGGCCTTCGCCGAGGCGGTGTCGACGCTCTACCCCGTCGCCTACGCGCTGAAGTTCGCGAGCAGGAAGGAGCTGGGCCGCGACCACGTCGTGATGCCGCTCGAAGGCCTGTGGTGGGCCGAGGACATGGACACCTACACCGACGCCCGGGACAAGACGCGGTGGGACTGGACGCTGATGATCATGGTGCCGGACTGGACGAGCGAGGAGATGCTCGCCGCGGCCCGGGCGAAGGTCGCCGCGAAGGACCGTCCCGCCCGTCTCGGCGACGTACGCATGGAGACCCTGTCCGAGGGTCTGTGCGTCCAGGCGCTGCACATCGGGTCCTACGACGACGAGGCCGGGCTGCTCCGCCGGATGCATCACGAGTTCGTCCCCGCCCACGGCCTGACCATGACCGGGCGGCACCACGAGATCTACCTCAGCGACTCCCGCCGCGTGGAGCCGTCGAAGCTCCGGACGATCCTGCGCCAGCCCGTCGCCCCGCGTTGA
- a CDS encoding long-chain-fatty-acid--CoA ligase, whose protein sequence is MSDTRPTVSTLLQRWATERPDDEAVRFGATRHTWAQLDERVRRVAAALRAEGVGVGDRVAVLDLNHPSCLELTLACARIGAANAVVNFRLAPPEIVYVINDAKAAILAVGPEFAGAVEQVRDKLPSVRKVLHVGGASDEYEAWLAAHEPDENPYDAAPDDCFVQLYTSGTTGFPKGAMLTHRGMLSHAEHVAHDFALAPTDVVQVAMPLFHVGGMSYALLALGQGARIVMARMPDPATLLDMFADEGITHTFLVPALMGAMTQVPDASARDYSSLRAVSYGASPCPLPVMRASLELFGPKLHQVYGMTEACGVVSSLGPEDHTDPSVAHRLVSAGKPIIGVEIEVRDPESGAPVPAGEPGEIWVRTEQLMSGYWEKPDATASALTDDGWLRSGDGGHIDADGYVFVTDRIKDMIVSGGENVYPAEIERVLAEHPAVADVAVIGVPDERWGEVPKAVVVATPGQEVDADALLAYCREHLASFKCPKSVDVLDELPRNPTGKILKKDLRKPYWEGRERQTV, encoded by the coding sequence GTGAGCGACACCCGACCGACCGTGTCCACCCTGCTGCAGCGCTGGGCCACCGAGCGGCCCGACGACGAGGCCGTCCGGTTCGGCGCGACCCGGCACACCTGGGCACAGCTCGACGAGCGGGTCCGGCGCGTCGCCGCGGCCCTGCGTGCCGAAGGGGTGGGCGTCGGCGACCGGGTCGCGGTGCTCGACCTCAACCACCCGTCGTGCCTGGAGCTGACGCTGGCCTGCGCGCGGATCGGGGCGGCGAACGCCGTCGTCAACTTCCGGCTGGCGCCGCCGGAGATCGTCTACGTGATCAACGACGCGAAGGCCGCGATCCTGGCCGTCGGCCCGGAGTTCGCCGGGGCCGTCGAGCAGGTGCGCGACAAGCTCCCGTCGGTGCGCAAGGTTCTGCACGTGGGGGGTGCCTCCGACGAGTACGAGGCCTGGCTCGCCGCGCACGAGCCGGACGAGAACCCCTACGACGCCGCCCCCGACGACTGCTTCGTGCAGCTCTACACCTCGGGCACCACCGGCTTCCCCAAGGGCGCGATGCTCACCCACCGCGGCATGCTCAGCCACGCCGAGCACGTCGCGCACGACTTCGCGCTCGCCCCGACCGACGTCGTCCAGGTCGCGATGCCGCTGTTCCACGTCGGCGGGATGAGCTACGCGCTGCTCGCGCTCGGGCAGGGCGCGCGGATCGTGATGGCCCGGATGCCCGACCCGGCCACGCTGCTCGACATGTTCGCCGACGAGGGCATCACGCACACGTTCCTGGTGCCCGCGCTGATGGGCGCGATGACGCAGGTGCCGGACGCGTCCGCCCGCGACTACTCGTCGCTGCGCGCGGTGTCCTACGGCGCCTCGCCGTGCCCGCTGCCGGTGATGCGCGCCAGCCTGGAGCTGTTCGGGCCCAAGCTGCACCAGGTCTACGGCATGACCGAGGCCTGCGGCGTGGTCAGCTCGCTCGGCCCCGAGGACCACACCGACCCGTCCGTGGCGCACCGCCTCGTCTCCGCCGGCAAGCCGATCATCGGCGTCGAGATCGAGGTCCGTGACCCCGAGTCCGGCGCACCGGTGCCGGCCGGTGAGCCCGGCGAGATCTGGGTGCGCACCGAGCAGCTGATGAGCGGGTACTGGGAGAAGCCGGACGCGACCGCGTCGGCCCTGACCGACGACGGCTGGCTGCGCTCCGGCGACGGCGGGCACATCGACGCCGACGGCTACGTCTTCGTCACCGACCGGATCAAGGACATGATCGTCAGCGGCGGCGAGAACGTGTACCCGGCCGAGATCGAGCGCGTGCTGGCCGAGCACCCGGCCGTGGCCGACGTCGCGGTGATCGGCGTGCCGGACGAGCGCTGGGGCGAGGTGCCGAAGGCCGTCGTCGTCGCCACGCCCGGGCAGGAGGTCGACGCGGACGCCCTGCTCGCCTACTGCCGTGAGCACCTGGCGTCGTTCAAGTGCCCGAAGTCGGTCGACGTGCTCGACGAGCTGCCGCGCAACCCCACCGGCAAGATCCTGAAGAAGGACCTCCGCAAGCCGTACTGGGAGGGCCGCGAGCGCCAGACCGTCTGA
- a CDS encoding ABC transporter ATP-binding protein → MPSPSASAPAGGSSAPPAGWIRRLTRACLKHRAVTIGAIVASMLGVGLEAIGPLLTKVAVDGAVVGETAVLMPVVFAILGLALVRFGSAFLRRYLGGRMALDVQHDLRRQVFAAVQRMDGVRQDRLRTGQVASRAISDLQLVQGLLSIVPLSAGTVVLVVTSIAAMLWLSPLLTVVALVMLPVAAYITNRTRKTLFPATWSAQQRAAEIAQQVEETVTGVRVVKGFGQEAREVSGLEGRARTLYGERLRAARLTARLNPVLLALPGLGQVAVIGLGGYLAMTGSITLGTFLAFTTYVGQLIGPARLIGALIVAAQLTRAGAERVYDLVDSEPDVTDPPHPRDLPDGALAVELDDVAFGYTDTEARSEPVLDGLSFRVEPGETVALVGPPGSGKSTVALLLPRFYDPQAGALRIGGVDLRELRLHDLRAELGVVFEEAFLFSDTIRANIAYGRPDAGEDEIRAAAAAAQVAGFVEELPEGYDTEVGERGLTLSGGQRQRIALARAMLTRPRVLVLDDATSAVDTATEAAIHDTLRELTSDRTTLLVAHRRSTLALADRIAVLDHGRVVDMGTEDELRGRCALFRELLATGPRFAPDNPVPAPDGTTTAANGTTPGSGTAAGNGNAGGNGSTSPAAPKPVPAGTVSAETVSAETVPAGAVPTGGDVAAPAGFTPALWPEQTAAGRQPATAGSSAATSGPPGAAGVAGGMPATPELLASVDALPPATELPRLRGESDPTAPDPSFRLASLLRPVRGLLVLAVALIAADALATLALPTIARYAVDGGITPGVQRVLLLAALAGVLVVALDAAVVGAQTVVTARAGESLLYLLRVRSYAHLQRLGLDFFERELSGRIMTRMTTDVDALSTFLQTGLAQAFVSLLTIVGVAVALVLTDASLAIVALAGLPILVVATVIFRRYSSQAYEEARERVSLVNADMQENVSGVRVAQAYVREEISARRFSERSADYRRSRLRAQRYIATYFPFAALIADVSQAVVLGVGATRIAGGDLTPGVLTAFLLYLAMFFGPVQQLSQVFDGYQQARVGLNRISGLLRTPTSVPETPEGEQVAVPERLRGGVELRDVTFRYPGVEEPALDDVSLRVAPGETVALVGATGAGKSTLIKLLARFYDTGEGAVLVDGVDVRRFPLADYRHRLGVVPQEAHLFTGDVASNIAYGRPDSDPAAIESAARAVGAMDLVRSLPDGFRTPVGERGQGLSAGQRQLVALARAELVQPDLLIFDEATAALDPATEETVLSAGEELTRRRTSFVVAHRLATAARSDRIVVLAGGRIVEEGPHAELVASGGWYASLWKAGELEPEPDSPLATR, encoded by the coding sequence GTGCCGTCGCCCTCTGCCTCCGCTCCCGCCGGGGGATCGTCCGCACCCCCCGCCGGTTGGATCCGCCGTCTCACCCGCGCGTGCCTGAAGCACCGGGCGGTGACGATCGGCGCGATCGTGGCGTCGATGCTCGGGGTCGGGCTGGAGGCGATCGGCCCGCTGCTGACCAAGGTCGCGGTGGACGGCGCCGTCGTCGGCGAGACGGCCGTGCTGATGCCGGTCGTGTTCGCGATCCTCGGCCTGGCGCTGGTCCGTTTCGGGTCGGCGTTCCTGCGCCGCTACCTCGGAGGCCGGATGGCCCTCGACGTGCAGCACGACCTGCGACGTCAGGTGTTCGCCGCGGTGCAGCGGATGGACGGCGTGCGCCAGGACCGGCTGCGCACCGGGCAGGTCGCGTCCCGGGCGATCTCGGACCTGCAGCTGGTGCAGGGCCTGCTCTCGATCGTGCCGCTCAGCGCGGGCACCGTCGTCCTGGTCGTGACGTCGATCGCGGCGATGCTGTGGCTCTCGCCGCTGCTCACCGTCGTCGCGCTGGTGATGCTGCCGGTGGCGGCTTACATCACCAACCGCACCCGCAAGACGCTGTTCCCGGCCACGTGGTCGGCCCAGCAGCGGGCGGCCGAGATCGCCCAGCAGGTCGAGGAGACGGTCACCGGCGTCCGGGTCGTGAAGGGCTTCGGACAGGAGGCCCGCGAGGTCTCCGGGCTGGAGGGCCGCGCGCGGACGCTGTACGGCGAGCGGCTGCGCGCGGCACGGCTGACCGCGCGGCTCAACCCCGTCCTGCTGGCGCTGCCCGGGCTCGGGCAGGTCGCCGTGATCGGCCTCGGCGGCTACCTGGCCATGACCGGCTCGATCACGCTCGGCACGTTCCTGGCCTTCACCACCTACGTCGGTCAGCTGATCGGCCCGGCCCGGCTGATCGGCGCGCTGATCGTCGCCGCGCAGCTCACCCGCGCCGGCGCCGAGCGCGTCTACGACCTGGTGGACTCCGAGCCCGACGTCACCGACCCGCCGCACCCACGCGATCTTCCCGACGGCGCGCTGGCCGTCGAGCTCGACGACGTCGCCTTCGGCTACACCGACACCGAGGCCCGCAGCGAGCCGGTGCTCGACGGGCTGTCGTTCCGCGTCGAGCCGGGGGAGACGGTCGCGCTCGTCGGGCCACCGGGCTCGGGCAAGTCGACGGTCGCGCTGCTGCTGCCGCGGTTCTACGACCCGCAGGCCGGGGCGCTGCGGATCGGCGGGGTGGACCTGCGCGAGCTGCGCCTGCACGACCTGCGCGCCGAGCTCGGGGTGGTGTTCGAGGAGGCGTTCCTGTTCTCCGACACGATCCGGGCCAACATCGCCTACGGCCGCCCGGACGCGGGCGAGGACGAGATCCGCGCCGCCGCGGCCGCCGCTCAGGTCGCCGGGTTCGTCGAGGAGCTGCCCGAGGGCTACGACACCGAGGTCGGCGAGCGCGGCCTCACGCTGTCCGGCGGGCAACGCCAGCGGATCGCGCTGGCCCGGGCGATGCTCACCCGTCCGCGGGTGCTGGTGCTCGACGACGCGACGTCCGCGGTCGACACCGCCACCGAGGCGGCCATCCACGACACCCTGCGCGAGCTCACCAGCGACCGCACCACCCTGCTCGTCGCGCACCGCCGTTCCACCCTCGCGCTGGCCGACCGGATCGCGGTGCTCGACCACGGCCGCGTGGTGGACATGGGTACCGAGGACGAGCTGCGCGGACGCTGCGCGCTGTTCCGCGAGCTGCTCGCCACCGGGCCCCGGTTCGCCCCGGACAACCCCGTCCCCGCCCCGGACGGGACCACCACTGCCGCGAACGGGACCACCCCCGGGAGCGGGACCGCCGCCGGGAACGGGAACGCCGGGGGCAACGGGTCGACGTCGCCGGCCGCACCGAAGCCGGTCCCAGCCGGGACGGTGTCGGCGGAGACGGTGTCGGCGGAGACGGTGCCTGCAGGGGCGGTGCCGACGGGCGGGGACGTGGCCGCGCCCGCGGGCTTCACCCCGGCGCTGTGGCCCGAGCAGACCGCGGCCGGTCGTCAGCCGGCGACCGCGGGGTCCTCCGCCGCCACGTCCGGTCCGCCCGGCGCGGCCGGGGTCGCCGGCGGGATGCCGGCCACCCCCGAGCTGCTCGCCTCCGTCGACGCGTTGCCGCCCGCCACCGAGCTGCCCCGCCTGCGCGGCGAGTCCGACCCGACGGCACCGGACCCGTCGTTCCGCCTCGCGAGCCTGCTGCGTCCCGTGCGCGGGCTGCTCGTGCTGGCCGTCGCCCTGATCGCGGCGGACGCCCTGGCCACCCTCGCGCTGCCGACGATCGCCCGCTACGCCGTCGACGGCGGGATCACCCCCGGTGTGCAGCGGGTCCTGCTGCTCGCCGCGCTGGCCGGGGTCCTCGTGGTGGCGCTGGACGCGGCCGTCGTCGGCGCGCAGACCGTCGTCACCGCGCGGGCCGGCGAGAGCCTGCTCTACCTGCTGCGCGTGCGCAGCTACGCCCACCTGCAGCGGCTCGGGCTGGACTTCTTCGAGCGCGAGCTCTCCGGCCGGATCATGACCCGGATGACGACGGACGTCGACGCGCTGTCGACGTTCCTGCAGACCGGGCTCGCCCAGGCGTTCGTCAGCCTGCTGACGATCGTCGGCGTCGCGGTCGCGCTCGTGCTCACCGACGCCTCGCTCGCGATCGTCGCACTGGCCGGGCTGCCGATCCTCGTCGTCGCCACGGTGATCTTCCGGCGGTACTCCTCGCAGGCCTACGAGGAGGCCCGGGAACGGGTCAGCCTGGTCAACGCCGACATGCAGGAGAACGTCTCCGGCGTCCGGGTCGCGCAGGCCTACGTCCGCGAGGAGATCAGCGCCCGGCGCTTCAGCGAGCGCAGCGCCGACTACCGCCGCTCCCGGCTGCGCGCCCAGCGCTACATCGCCACCTACTTCCCGTTCGCGGCGCTGATCGCCGACGTGTCGCAGGCCGTCGTGCTCGGGGTCGGCGCGACCCGGATCGCCGGAGGCGACCTCACCCCGGGCGTGCTGACCGCGTTCCTGCTCTACCTGGCGATGTTCTTCGGGCCGGTGCAGCAGCTGTCGCAGGTCTTCGACGGCTACCAGCAGGCCCGGGTGGGCCTGAACCGGATCTCCGGGCTCCTCCGCACCCCGACCTCGGTGCCCGAGACGCCGGAGGGCGAGCAGGTCGCCGTGCCGGAGCGGCTGCGCGGCGGGGTGGAGCTGCGCGACGTCACGTTCCGCTACCCCGGTGTCGAGGAGCCCGCGCTGGACGACGTGTCGCTGCGGGTCGCACCGGGGGAGACCGTCGCGCTGGTCGGGGCAACCGGCGCCGGCAAGTCCACGTTGATCAAGCTGCTGGCCCGGTTCTACGACACGGGCGAGGGTGCGGTGCTGGTCGACGGCGTCGACGTGCGCAGGTTCCCGCTGGCCGACTACCGGCACCGTCTCGGCGTGGTGCCGCAGGAGGCGCACCTGTTCACCGGCGACGTCGCCTCGAACATCGCCTACGGCCGCCCGGACTCCGACCCGGCGGCGATCGAGTCCGCGGCCCGCGCCGTCGGGGCGATGGACCTGGTGCGGTCGCTGCCGGACGGCTTCCGGACGCCGGTCGGCGAGCGTGGCCAGGGCTTGTCCGCGGGGCAGCGCCAGCTCGTCGCGCTGGCCCGGGCCGAGCTGGTCCAGCCGGACCTGCTGATCTTCGACGAGGCCACCGCGGCCCTCGACCCGGCCACCGAGGAGACCGTGCTCTCGGCCGGTGAGGAGCTGACCCGTCGACGCACCTCGTTCGTCGTCGCGCACCGTCTGGCCACCGCGGCCCGCTCGGACCGGATCGTGGTCCTCGCCGGCGGCCGGATCGTCGAGGAGGGCCCGCACGCCGAGCTCGTCGCCTCCGGCGGCTGGTACGCCTCGCTCTGGAAGGCCGGCGAGCTCGAACCCGAGCCCGACTCCCCACTCGCGACCCGCTGA